One part of the Spiroplasma turonicum genome encodes these proteins:
- a CDS encoding septation ring formation regulator EzrA yields MVYAWDLNNLFQKTSNIVFFVIFFACLTFLLIILIISSLYKKVMQTIAKAVDLIDDIKKSPLKYRIERVSKIYDKTGNLETEFMVWRTKYEILYEKEFLNIITDFHKKLMEKASTRPSFKNIQSYKEFYNRLINVNKNIHTIYIEIMNVLEVEFIQRDALTFQKELFRVLKEEVIMASYTGVDINEKKLSNTLDSIEELFKNFYENLDVGKYKESWESLLKIDQALIFMIELLDSIPYIISTIQNAVPKQLIELKNKYVTFGAKNKKLKFNATKYSNLEETIDKLRIKIKEELLKLQYKKAYKWLNDIFENIESFKEMLEEEDTIKTFFENKIDNIRNIYLSLSDSIFTMYKKFMEYEIGSKYQSEEKILFEKTKQNFLYNKSEAEKIIADVDIAINRGTSLDFPNLKSKLQNVLKETLKDIEDIEKAAKLLNKKSINVDSILNQVIFIKSCLNQCNVKIKQYKSIIELSKFIEPIDELLISISKFSPNIIQKVTSVEQRLVINSQVDDLLKQATELITNLNDTIFLDFISQEIIIYLERYVGIINDIDKVIYNCESYFKNRNLEQLIGYSLDVLGKIKKAKLSQKGK; encoded by the coding sequence ATGGTTTATGCATGGGATTTAAATAATTTATTTCAGAAAACTAGTAATATTGTTTTTTTTGTAATATTTTTTGCTTGCCTAACCTTCTTATTAATTATTTTAATTATCTCATCTTTATATAAGAAAGTCATGCAAACAATTGCAAAGGCAGTTGATTTAATTGATGATATTAAAAAATCACCATTAAAATACAGAATTGAAAGAGTTTCTAAAATATATGATAAAACAGGTAATTTAGAAACAGAATTTATGGTATGGAGAACCAAATATGAAATATTATATGAGAAAGAATTTTTAAATATTATTACTGATTTTCATAAGAAATTAATGGAAAAGGCTTCTACAAGACCATCGTTTAAAAATATACAATCATATAAAGAATTTTATAACAGACTTATTAATGTTAATAAAAATATACATACTATATATATTGAAATAATGAATGTTTTAGAAGTTGAATTTATACAAAGAGATGCATTAACATTTCAAAAAGAATTATTCAGAGTTTTGAAGGAAGAAGTTATAATGGCATCATACACTGGTGTTGATATAAATGAGAAAAAATTATCTAATACATTAGACTCAATTGAGGAGCTTTTTAAAAACTTCTATGAAAATTTAGATGTTGGTAAATACAAAGAAAGTTGAGAATCTTTATTAAAAATAGATCAAGCACTTATATTCATGATTGAATTATTAGATTCAATTCCATACATAATTTCTACAATACAAAATGCAGTGCCAAAACAATTAATTGAATTAAAAAATAAGTATGTTACTTTTGGTGCTAAAAATAAAAAACTAAAATTTAATGCAACTAAATATTCTAATCTAGAAGAGACTATTGATAAGTTGAGAATAAAAATAAAAGAAGAATTATTAAAACTTCAGTACAAAAAAGCTTATAAATGACTCAATGATATATTTGAAAATATTGAAAGTTTTAAAGAAATGCTCGAAGAAGAAGACACAATAAAGACATTTTTTGAAAATAAAATAGATAATATACGAAATATATATCTATCTTTGTCAGACTCTATATTTACAATGTATAAAAAGTTTATGGAATATGAAATTGGTTCTAAATATCAATCTGAAGAAAAAATCTTGTTTGAAAAAACAAAGCAAAACTTCTTATATAATAAGTCAGAAGCAGAAAAGATTATTGCAGATGTTGATATAGCGATTAATAGAGGAACATCTTTAGACTTTCCTAATTTAAAATCAAAACTTCAGAATGTTTTAAAAGAAACTTTAAAAGATATTGAAGATATTGAAAAAGCGGCAAAACTTTTAAACAAAAAAAGCATAAATGTTGATTCTATATTAAACCAAGTAATATTTATAAAATCTTGTTTAAATCAATGCAATGTTAAAATTAAACAATATAAATCCATTATTGAGCTAAGCAAGTTTATTGAACCCATCGATGAATTACTTATCTCTATTTCAAAGTTTTCTCCAAATATAATCCAAAAAGTAACAAGTGTTGAACAAAGATTAGTTATTAATAGTCAAGTTGACGATTTATTAAAACAAGCCACAGAACTTATTACAAATCTTAATGATACAATATTTCTAGATTTCATTTCACAAGAAATAATAATATATTTAGAGAGATATGTTGGAATAATAAATGATATCGATAAAGTAATATATAATTGTGAGAGTTATTTTAAAAATAGAAATTTAGAACAGCTAATAGGTTATTCTTTAGATGTATTGGGTAAAATAAAAAAAGCAAAATTATCTCAAAAAGGAAAGTAA
- the thiI gene encoding tRNA uracil 4-sulfurtransferase ThiI, which translates to MTNILIRYGELTLKGQNKSIFISRLIRNIKFKLHSYKDYLTYKKDTKSLVLELSNKEILDDVVNVLKNIFGIYSISIIELVNNDETSILNKTLEIANSIPEGTFKVEVKRLEKSFKIGSQDLKIKIASNILINTKHLKVDVKNPDVQINVVVKNQGTQIFTNRIQCLKGLPVGSSGRALSLISGGIDSPVASYLAMKRGLTTSFIHFVTPPHTSEKSLEKVFNLIKTLQKFDTSDFEFFVCDFSDILTELMHIKEESYRITIMRRMFIKIANSLCTKFNLKCLITGESLGQVASQTIESINVINSVSNLPIIRPLITMDKEEIIHISKIIKTYEISILPFDDVCSMYVPKNPVTKPKIFIAEKQEENLLLEELITHTINKKIKIYIWKDGELVEKQEKKDKEY; encoded by the coding sequence ATGACAAATATATTAATTAGGTATGGTGAATTAACTCTTAAAGGACAAAACAAAAGTATCTTTATTAGTAGACTGATTAGAAATATAAAATTTAAGTTACATAGTTATAAAGATTATTTAACATATAAGAAAGATACTAAAAGTCTTGTACTAGAACTGTCAAATAAGGAAATACTTGATGATGTTGTTAATGTTTTAAAAAATATTTTTGGTATTTATTCAATCTCAATTATTGAATTAGTAAATAACGATGAAACTTCAATATTAAATAAAACTTTAGAAATTGCAAATTCTATACCAGAGGGAACTTTTAAGGTTGAAGTTAAAAGATTAGAAAAAAGTTTTAAAATTGGATCACAAGATTTAAAAATAAAAATTGCTTCAAACATTCTTATAAATACAAAACATTTAAAAGTAGATGTAAAAAATCCTGATGTGCAAATAAATGTAGTAGTTAAAAACCAAGGTACTCAAATTTTTACTAATAGAATACAGTGTTTAAAAGGATTACCAGTTGGTTCAAGTGGTAGAGCATTATCATTAATTAGTGGTGGGATTGATTCGCCAGTAGCAAGTTATCTAGCAATGAAAAGAGGTCTCACAACTTCATTTATTCACTTTGTTACACCACCACATACAAGCGAGAAGTCACTAGAAAAGGTTTTTAACCTTATTAAAACTCTTCAGAAGTTTGACACAAGTGATTTTGAGTTTTTTGTTTGTGATTTTTCTGACATATTAACTGAATTGATGCATATAAAAGAGGAGTCATATAGAATTACAATAATGCGAAGGATGTTTATTAAAATTGCAAATTCTTTATGCACTAAATTTAATTTAAAATGTTTAATAACTGGGGAATCATTAGGACAAGTTGCTAGTCAAACAATTGAATCAATTAATGTAATTAACAGTGTTTCTAACTTGCCTATTATAAGGCCTTTAATAACTATGGATAAAGAAGAAATAATTCATATATCTAAAATTATTAAGACATATGAAATTTCTATACTACCTTTTGATGATGTATGTTCTATGTATGTTCCAAAAAACCCCGTTACAAAACCTAAAATTTTTATTGCTGAAAAGCAAGAAGAAAATTTATTATTGGAAGAACTAATCACTCATACTATTAATAAAAAGATTAAAATATACATATGAAAAGATGGTGAGTTAGTTGAAAAACAAGAAAAAAAAGATAAGGAATACTAG
- a CDS encoding J domain-containing protein codes for MEELFKILGKILQFIFIILIFDWIFGGSRRAARNSRNTNNYDNNQSHNSYGDYSHTNKEDSTFKDFQKPSQLDEAYNVLGLNKNASLKEVKKKYIELAKKYHPDKNNSLEAQAKMTQINNAYDTILQHITN; via the coding sequence ATGGAAGAATTATTTAAAATATTAGGAAAAATATTACAATTTATTTTTATTATTTTAATATTTGATTGAATTTTTGGCGGATCAAGACGCGCAGCAAGAAATTCAAGAAATACAAATAATTATGATAATAACCAAAGTCATAACTCTTATGGAGATTATTCACATACAAATAAAGAAGATTCGACTTTTAAGGATTTTCAAAAACCTTCACAACTTGATGAAGCTTATAACGTATTAGGTTTGAATAAAAACGCTTCATTAAAAGAAGTGAAAAAAAAGTATATAGAATTAGCTAAAAAATACCATCCAGATAAAAATAACTCATTAGAAGCTCAAGCTAAGATGACACAAATTAACAATGCTTATGACACTATACTACAACATATAACAAATTAA
- a CDS encoding ATP-binding cassette domain-containing protein — translation MNNKVAIKVNDLNKKFKSGYGIKDINFTVEYGKVFGYLGPNGAGKSTTLRILMGFMKSDKGNSTLSYNKQDNNGTTVSIGELISLDSWTDSSRIQRRLGYVPGEIAFPVHMTGTDLLKQVFKLRNMQDWNVVKKYIEYWEFNPNIKIKKMSKGMKQKVALIIAWMHNPDIIVLDEPTTGLDPLMQDKFIKLVKKSKEEGKAIILSSHIFSEIEKTCDYVSIIKRGKIISTINIKDIQYNEEKKYEVSFKKDISNEEIKLDYWTVTDKYKNNYFITVKNSNINDFLMFLSKHDINFVKEHPLDLEQYFMKYYQNEIEKDVISSENNYVPKRKSNKESKVSLELVKDTSRKSLFLWLFMTILPIVMILVAFVVVLNNPDIKEQIESGRATWGAVINRLVLNMIASSTGMVYLLMMIYILVTGNGLVASEVEKGTLVNLLTTNQSRSSVILCKMFTFIGYISLSNLLFYITTIIGILLTGHSDTTDFKLITMYFLGLFLLLFLVSSLSFLASCYFNKSAYSLSLAGGLTILFYVLYFISQIDTSVSFFKYLSINSLFSTNYTSLDQLKEYLAQDIVMFFLGVTFYYLGYNIFIKKDLPL, via the coding sequence ATGAACAATAAAGTTGCAATTAAAGTAAATGATTTAAACAAAAAATTTAAAAGTGGATATGGGATTAAAGATATAAATTTTACAGTAGAATATGGAAAAGTTTTTGGCTATTTAGGACCAAATGGTGCAGGTAAATCAACAACATTAAGAATCTTAATGGGATTCATGAAGTCAGATAAAGGTAATTCGACACTTAGTTATAATAAACAAGATAATAATGGAACTACTGTTTCAATAGGGGAACTTATTTCATTAGATTCATGAACTGATTCAAGTAGAATTCAAAGAAGATTAGGTTATGTACCCGGGGAAATTGCCTTTCCAGTTCATATGACAGGAACTGATTTGTTAAAGCAAGTTTTTAAATTAAGAAATATGCAAGATTGAAATGTTGTAAAGAAATACATTGAGTATTGAGAATTCAATCCAAATATTAAAATAAAAAAAATGTCAAAAGGTATGAAACAAAAAGTTGCATTGATAATTGCTTGGATGCACAACCCTGACATAATTGTATTAGATGAACCCACAACAGGTTTAGACCCTTTAATGCAAGATAAGTTTATAAAACTTGTTAAAAAATCAAAAGAAGAGGGTAAAGCGATAATATTATCTTCACATATATTTTCAGAAATTGAAAAAACATGTGATTATGTATCAATTATTAAAAGAGGAAAAATAATATCTACTATTAATATAAAAGATATTCAATATAACGAAGAAAAAAAATACGAAGTTTCTTTCAAAAAAGACATTTCAAATGAAGAAATAAAATTAGATTATTGAACAGTTACAGATAAATATAAAAACAATTATTTTATAACGGTAAAAAATAGTAATATTAATGATTTTCTAATGTTTTTATCAAAACATGATATAAACTTTGTAAAAGAACATCCATTAGATTTAGAACAATATTTTATGAAATACTATCAAAATGAAATTGAAAAAGATGTCATTAGTTCAGAAAATAATTATGTTCCAAAAAGAAAAAGTAATAAAGAATCTAAGGTATCTCTTGAGCTTGTAAAAGATACATCAAGAAAGTCACTATTTTTATGATTGTTTATGACGATCTTACCTATTGTTATGATTTTGGTTGCATTTGTTGTAGTTTTAAACAACCCAGATATAAAAGAACAAATTGAATCAGGTAGAGCAACCTGAGGGGCAGTAATTAATAGACTTGTATTAAATATGATAGCAAGCTCAACAGGCATGGTTTACTTATTAATGATGATTTATATATTAGTAACTGGAAATGGTTTAGTTGCAAGCGAGGTTGAAAAAGGAACCCTTGTCAATTTACTAACTACAAATCAATCAAGATCTAGTGTAATTCTTTGTAAAATGTTTACATTTATAGGATATATTTCTTTGAGTAATTTATTATTTTATATAACTACAATAATCGGGATTTTGTTAACAGGACACAGTGATACTACTGATTTTAAATTAATAACAATGTATTTTTTAGGGTTATTTCTATTATTATTTTTAGTTTCTTCACTGAGTTTTTTAGCAAGTTGTTATTTCAACAAATCAGCATACTCTTTATCATTAGCAGGTGGATTAACAATTTTATTTTATGTATTATATTTCATAAGCCAAATAGATACATCAGTTAGTTTCTTTAAATATTTATCTATTAATTCATTATTTAGCACTAACTATACATCATTGGATCAATTAAAAGAATATTTAGCACAAGATATTGTAATGTTCTTTCTTGGTGTAACATTCTACTATCTAGGTTATAACATATTCATAAAAAAAGATTTACCTCTATAA
- the dnaE gene encoding DNA polymerase III subunit alpha yields MKYTNLLGVQSCYNFLNSTIKISDYIEFLIRNNIKAAFYADENVMYGAFEFYDLCKKNKIKPIIGLKITIESSEIYLYSKNNKGYKNLIIASSLIQEKIDMNKEFGIADILELIDDNLFVVVKSESIKLIDSIISKVKEDNFFYGVDCVLNNNNNNNIIYVNSINYLYKNDFESYKALFALKNNNSFDNVDIKNNLYYIDNLELEKVIDIKIHNHNLERIINNVEDNVIEENTKHFLKYENAKKMPSDSYLRFICEQNLDEYIDNNKIDNKSIYKNRLSYELDTIFKMGFSDYFLIVFDLITKAKEMNILYGPGRGSAAGSLVSFLLNITKLDPIKWNLIFERFLNIERVTLPDIDLDFQDDRRDELLEYLFNKYGKYHFATISTFQTIGVKNALRDCARVLELPLNDVNEMTKYISNENMLDLEKALLENKTLSMYKVKYPKLFEISKLLIGLPRQSGTHAAGVVFCDLKINEVVPIKVGINGILQTQYPMNYLERIGLIKTDILGLRNLTILQDVLKLIHKDKNIKIDLYNIPLNDEATFKTLNEGNTSGIFQLESKGMTDLLVKMNVSSVNDIALTSALFRPGPQDNIKVFLDRKNGIEKNYIINEDLNDILESTNGIIIYQEQVLEILKKIAGFSYNKADLIRRAISKKNYDLIKQEASNFIECSKLRGYSEEASSELWNYIEKFASYGFNKSHAIAYSLISYWMAYLKTHFKSNFYCCLLNSVIRNEDKTRQYIEELKRDNFIITAPSLRKPYINYQSKGTIIYMPLSVIKYIGPEFLKRIKEVYKKDKLIFENPLLLLSNLQETTLNEQKYLALVYSGAFDKYNLSRKSLVKYKEEVFNLIKSYKQINDNKLILDLPIIKDNEEELLSYEKEYIGFYISSHPIIRIRKNIKNIKKLTILKMINSPNMDVNSVVYLENIITKVDKNNNEMAFISCSDETMTIEVTVFSSIYKSIKSKLEKGSYYIISIKTQLYKNKITYSIGNFIEKVK; encoded by the coding sequence ATGAAATATACAAATTTATTGGGTGTCCAATCTTGTTATAATTTTCTTAATTCTACAATTAAAATTTCAGATTATATTGAATTTTTAATAAGAAATAATATTAAAGCTGCATTTTATGCAGATGAAAATGTAATGTATGGAGCTTTTGAGTTTTACGATTTATGTAAAAAAAATAAAATTAAACCTATAATTGGTTTAAAAATAACTATCGAAAGCTCAGAAATATATTTGTATTCAAAAAATAATAAAGGTTATAAAAATCTAATTATAGCCTCTTCTTTAATTCAAGAAAAAATTGATATGAACAAAGAGTTTGGAATAGCTGATATACTAGAATTAATAGATGACAACTTATTTGTTGTAGTAAAATCAGAAAGTATTAAACTTATTGATTCTATAATTTCAAAAGTTAAAGAAGATAACTTTTTTTATGGTGTTGATTGTGTATTAAATAATAATAACAATAACAATATAATCTATGTTAATTCTATTAATTACTTATATAAAAACGATTTTGAGAGCTATAAAGCTTTATTTGCTTTAAAAAATAATAATAGTTTTGATAATGTTGATATAAAAAATAACCTTTATTATATTGATAATTTAGAGTTAGAAAAAGTTATCGATATAAAAATACATAATCATAATTTAGAAAGAATAATCAATAATGTAGAAGATAATGTAATTGAAGAAAACACAAAACATTTTTTAAAGTATGAAAATGCAAAAAAAATGCCCTCTGATTCATACTTACGTTTTATATGTGAACAAAACCTTGATGAGTATATTGATAATAATAAAATTGATAATAAAAGTATTTATAAAAATAGATTAAGTTATGAATTAGATACAATTTTTAAAATGGGATTTTCTGATTATTTTCTTATTGTGTTTGATTTAATTACTAAAGCTAAAGAAATGAACATATTATATGGACCTGGAAGAGGTTCAGCAGCAGGGAGCTTAGTATCATTCTTATTAAATATTACAAAATTAGATCCAATTAAGTGAAATTTAATCTTTGAAAGATTTTTAAATATTGAAAGGGTAACATTACCTGACATCGATTTAGATTTTCAAGATGATAGGCGTGATGAACTTTTAGAATATTTATTTAATAAGTATGGAAAATATCATTTCGCAACTATTAGTACGTTTCAAACAATTGGTGTAAAAAATGCTTTAAGAGATTGTGCGAGAGTACTAGAATTACCATTAAATGATGTTAATGAAATGACAAAGTATATCTCTAATGAAAATATGTTAGATCTAGAGAAAGCATTATTAGAAAATAAAACATTAAGCATGTATAAAGTCAAATATCCAAAACTTTTTGAAATTTCTAAACTACTTATTGGTTTACCAAGACAATCAGGAACTCATGCTGCTGGTGTTGTATTTTGTGATTTGAAAATCAATGAGGTAGTACCTATTAAGGTTGGTATAAATGGTATTTTACAAACTCAATATCCTATGAATTATCTTGAAAGAATTGGATTAATTAAAACTGATATTTTAGGTTTAAGAAATTTAACAATTTTACAAGATGTATTAAAGTTAATTCATAAAGATAAAAACATAAAGATTGACTTATATAATATCCCTTTAAATGACGAAGCTACTTTCAAAACCTTAAATGAAGGAAATACTTCTGGAATATTTCAACTTGAATCTAAAGGTATGACCGATTTACTTGTAAAAATGAATGTCTCTTCAGTAAATGATATTGCTTTAACAAGTGCTTTATTCAGGCCTGGACCTCAAGATAATATAAAAGTGTTTTTAGATAGAAAAAATGGTATTGAAAAAAACTATATTATTAATGAAGATTTAAATGATATTTTAGAAAGCACTAACGGTATAATTATTTATCAAGAACAAGTATTAGAAATACTTAAAAAAATTGCTGGTTTTTCATATAATAAGGCTGATCTAATTAGGAGAGCTATAAGTAAAAAAAATTATGATTTAATAAAACAAGAAGCAAGTAATTTTATTGAGTGCTCAAAATTAAGGGGTTACTCGGAAGAAGCGTCAAGTGAATTATGAAATTATATAGAAAAGTTTGCAAGCTATGGTTTTAATAAATCACATGCAATCGCTTATTCTCTTATAAGTTATTGAATGGCCTATTTAAAAACTCATTTTAAATCTAATTTTTATTGTTGTCTTTTAAACAGTGTTATTAGAAATGAAGATAAAACAAGACAATATATTGAAGAATTAAAGAGAGATAATTTTATAATTACTGCCCCATCATTAAGAAAACCATATATTAATTATCAAAGTAAAGGTACAATAATATATATGCCATTAAGCGTAATTAAGTACATAGGTCCTGAATTCTTAAAAAGAATTAAAGAAGTATATAAAAAGGACAAATTGATATTTGAAAATCCACTATTACTTTTGAGTAATTTACAAGAAACAACTTTAAATGAACAAAAATATTTAGCACTTGTATATAGTGGTGCCTTTGATAAATACAATCTATCTAGAAAAAGCTTAGTTAAATATAAAGAAGAAGTATTTAATTTGATAAAAAGTTATAAACAAATTAATGATAATAAATTAATTTTAGATTTACCAATTATAAAAGATAACGAAGAAGAATTATTAAGTTATGAAAAAGAATACATTGGTTTTTATATATCATCCCACCCTATTATTAGAATTAGAAAAAATATTAAAAATATAAAAAAACTAACCATTTTAAAAATGATCAACTCACCTAATATGGATGTAAATTCAGTTGTTTATTTAGAAAACATTATTACAAAAGTTGATAAAAATAATAATGAAATGGCATTTATTTCATGTTCTGATGAAACAATGACAATTGAAGTAACAGTATTTTCAAGTATTTATAAATCTATTAAATCTAAGTTAGAGAAAGGTTCTTATTATATAATCTCTATAAAGACACAATTGTATAAAAATAAAATTACATATAGTATTGGTAACTTTATTGAGAAAGTAAAATAG
- the polA gene encoding DNA polymerase I: MEKYLLVDGNSLLFRAFYSSFGRVTLTTTSGLPTNAVYSFINMLFNLNNNYNYDCILVAFDKGKKTFRHDKLPSYKEGRQKTPPELVTQFPIVREFLSAAKISWYEIENYEADDIIGTMSKKLESKDDVLIHILTSDQDMYQLISDKTFILSPQTGTSDLIIYDKNQLKEKWGISPEQVTDYKGLRGDQSDNIKGVPGIGEKTAKELLNEFENLESIYENIDKIKGAKKVKLETYKEDAFLSKEIATIFLDVNIDFNLHCSNIDYESLKPFLQKYEMNSLVKKYCLNLIKEEDEPNVDYKVVNEWNDSYSDYENSIYIELLNDNYHLPDVVGFSISNSKGNFYFDNIGNDEVNLFNWKQNRIDEGFQKFLLNNKFNSYDIKKTIITLNKLGYKVNDDNFIYDMMLASYVLNSGVKSNFESHTLLIKPDTDIKTFEEVFGKGAKKTKEVDNKLKQEYLVKKSVLIKDLKQLTLERLSESQQLELYQEIELPFSKVLISMELEGILIDKAELNNQSINILDKINELELVLRNAFKDYIDSDFNINSPKQLKELLYDKLNLPDLNKGSTDKETLEKLVDYNNEVEKILLLRKYQKLYSTYLKGFEKYIYSDKKIHTIFNQTLTTTGRLSSVYPNIQNISIRDEMQKEFRKIFICEEGFTFLSFDYSQIELRVLADVANVSSLLTSFKNNKDIHEEAARKIFGLDDNVEVSKDMRRIAKTFNFGILYGLSDFGLAKDLNISIKEAKEFITSYYESFPEILDFKKQTIDFAKKNLFVSTMANRRRYIHELQSSNFMIKQFGERAAVNAVIQGTAADILKVAMINIFKNYKSDKNIKMIAQIHDEIIFIIKESLENDFIKSLESYMLEAYDIILKSYNNNRESRVKLEVNYSKGKNWLLLK, from the coding sequence ATGGAAAAATATTTATTAGTAGATGGCAACTCATTATTATTCAGAGCTTTTTATAGTTCATTTGGAAGAGTTACATTAACAACAACTTCTGGATTACCAACAAATGCGGTTTATTCATTTATAAACATGTTATTTAATTTAAATAACAACTATAACTATGATTGCATATTAGTAGCTTTTGATAAAGGTAAAAAAACTTTTCGTCATGATAAATTACCATCATATAAAGAAGGTAGACAAAAAACACCACCAGAACTTGTAACTCAATTTCCAATAGTAAGAGAATTTCTATCTGCTGCAAAAATTAGTTGGTATGAGATTGAAAACTATGAAGCAGATGACATTATAGGTACAATGTCAAAGAAACTTGAATCTAAAGATGATGTTTTAATACATATACTTACAAGTGATCAAGATATGTATCAGCTTATTTCAGATAAGACATTTATTTTATCTCCACAAACTGGAACAAGTGATTTAATAATTTATGATAAAAACCAACTAAAAGAAAAGTGAGGGATTTCACCTGAACAAGTTACTGATTACAAAGGTTTAAGAGGTGATCAATCTGATAATATAAAAGGCGTACCAGGAATCGGAGAAAAAACAGCAAAAGAACTTCTTAATGAGTTTGAAAACTTAGAAAGTATCTATGAAAACATTGATAAAATTAAAGGTGCCAAAAAAGTAAAGCTAGAAACTTATAAAGAAGATGCATTCTTATCTAAAGAAATAGCAACAATATTTTTAGATGTTAATATAGATTTTAACTTGCATTGTTCAAACATAGATTATGAATCCTTAAAACCTTTTTTACAAAAGTATGAAATGAATTCATTAGTAAAAAAATATTGTTTAAATTTAATAAAAGAGGAAGATGAACCTAATGTAGATTATAAGGTTGTCAATGAATGAAATGATTCATATTCCGATTATGAAAATTCTATATATATTGAATTGTTAAATGATAATTATCACTTACCAGATGTTGTAGGTTTTTCTATTAGTAATTCTAAAGGAAATTTCTATTTTGATAATATTGGTAATGATGAAGTAAACTTATTTAATTGAAAACAAAATAGAATTGATGAAGGATTCCAAAAGTTTTTACTAAATAATAAATTTAATAGTTATGATATTAAGAAAACAATTATTACATTAAATAAGCTTGGTTATAAAGTGAATGATGATAACTTTATTTATGATATGATGCTAGCTTCATATGTTTTAAATTCTGGAGTTAAATCTAATTTTGAATCGCATACTTTATTAATAAAACCAGATACTGATATAAAAACATTTGAAGAAGTTTTCGGCAAAGGTGCAAAAAAAACCAAAGAAGTTGATAATAAATTAAAACAAGAATATCTAGTGAAGAAATCAGTTTTAATAAAAGATTTAAAGCAACTAACTCTTGAAAGATTATCAGAGTCCCAACAACTTGAATTATATCAAGAAATAGAGCTACCATTTTCTAAAGTACTTATTAGCATGGAATTAGAAGGTATATTAATTGATAAAGCTGAACTTAATAATCAATCAATAAACATATTAGACAAAATTAATGAATTAGAATTGGTTTTAAGAAATGCTTTTAAAGATTATATTGATTCTGATTTTAATATTAATTCACCTAAACAACTTAAAGAACTTCTATATGATAAATTAAATTTACCTGACTTAAATAAAGGTAGTACAGATAAAGAAACTCTTGAAAAGTTAGTAGACTATAATAATGAAGTAGAAAAAATTTTATTATTAAGAAAGTATCAAAAATTATACTCTACATATTTAAAAGGTTTTGAGAAATATATTTATAGCGATAAAAAAATACATACTATTTTTAATCAAACTTTAACAACTACTGGAAGGTTAAGCTCAGTTTATCCAAATATACAAAATATATCTATAAGAGATGAAATGCAAAAAGAGTTCAGAAAAATATTTATATGTGAAGAAGGATTTACCTTTTTAAGTTTTGACTATTCTCAAATAGAGTTAAGAGTTCTTGCTGATGTAGCAAATGTAAGCAGTTTATTAACTTCTTTTAAAAATAACAAAGACATTCACGAAGAAGCTGCTAGAAAAATATTTGGATTAGACGACAATGTTGAAGTTTCAAAAGATATGAGAAGAATTGCAAAAACATTTAACTTTGGAATTTTATATGGACTTAGTGATTTTGGGTTGGCTAAAGATTTAAATATATCAATTAAAGAAGCCAAAGAGTTCATAACAAGTTATTATGAATCTTTTCCAGAAATTTTAGATTTTAAAAAACAAACAATAGATTTTGCAAAGAAAAACTTATTTGTTTCAACAATGGCTAATAGAAGAAGATATATACACGAACTACAAAGTTCAAACTTTATGATCAAGCAATTTGGAGAAAGAGCTGCAGTAAATGCTGTTATTCAAGGCACTGCTGCAGATATTCTTAAAGTTGCTATGATAAATATTTTTAAAAATTACAAGAGTGATAAAAATATAAAAATGATAGCACAGATTCACGATGAAATAATATTTATAATTAAAGAAAGTCTTGAAAATGATTTTATAAAAAGTCTTGAAAGTTATATGTTAGAAGCTTATGATATAATTTTAAAATCTTATAATAATAATAGAGAGTCTAGAGTAAAATTAGAAGTTAATTATTCAAAAGGTAAAAATTGATTATTACTTAAATAA